In one window of Littorina saxatilis isolate snail1 linkage group LG11, US_GU_Lsax_2.0, whole genome shotgun sequence DNA:
- the LOC138980323 gene encoding uncharacterized protein: protein MPGGKMFSLATLLCVFLHVQHTQGISCGSQALNSSHSDDDLTQVDPDHHACCGAQPYDIRTHFCCGGTLKGSTYEGCCGNETYNRGSHICCEGLIKPAGTQYHGCCGAEVFDSETHICCNGTLQPRGAYDRCCRNKTYSSVTHKCCEGKVQPGGPYQVCCGTKVFHNRMKLCCNGTLHERRETQNRCCGNKPYNYNTHTCCGGTLKTAVGNYRGCCETEPYHYKTHTCCDGVLSKKGKYDRCCGNETYSYYTHTCCRGKIQPGGYNHGCCGAQIYNYRTHTCCGGKIHSRMTYQSCCVTEMYNSMTHLCCNGVFRARGANNSCCGTQGYNSATHTCCQNKILLWSIGAYRYCCGNQVYDYNTQQCCDGTVQPKTTYSSCCGRQTYNRITNTCCAGKIQSGGQYQRCCGTEVYNRYTHLCCYGTLQTKGTNNTCCGTKGYNTMTHTCCNGIVKPAGMYHRCCGTGLYDSTTQLCCESTPREKGTHNSCCLNQTYNSYTHTCCSGKILPGGSYHRCCESRVYDSRTQLCCAGTPREKGTHNSCCLNQTYKTYTHICCRGKILPGGSYHHCCGSRVYDSRTQFCCAGTPREKGTYSSCCGNQAYNSITHSCCAGIIKSGGTSSGCCGTETYSYSTQRCCGYQSVYNRTTHNCCNNKIQSGGPNHGCCATKVYDSRSHLCCYGTLHQRGTNNGCCGTQSYNTTTHTCCSGEINPGGVYQRCCGTRVYDSRTKMCCGDAVQSRGTHNSCCGRKAYTSATHTCCNGNILPGGDYSKCCVNGTYLYNTQTCCAGTPRDTVGYVRCCGADAYNYRTQRCCGTQVYNTTSQICCGDKIHLGGTNRRCCGLEAYNSKIHLCCGYMLREKGTNNSCCGTQPYNTASQICCGGKIQSGGTNRHCCGLEAYNSTTHLCCGYMLREKGTNNSCCGTQPYNTTTHLCCSYMLRERGANYGCCGTKPYNRTTHTCCSSGQVFPGGSSYYCCGSHTYYRYNSTCCQDNIQPGGSNYRCCGMNSYNYRTQSCCGTQVYNTTTHTCCSSSQVLPGGSSYSCCGSLTYYRDNSTCCQGNIQPGESYYYSCCGMNSYNRRTQSCCGTQVFNTRTHGCCGGKIHSSGTYNRCCGSHAYNYNTHTCCSSSQVLPGGPRYSCCGSHTYYRYNSTCCQGNIQPGGLNYYRCCGSQSYDFRTQSCCGMQRQVYNTTTHGCCGHELYNKATGSCCEIQAYTKGAQLCCNGKVQAAGSKKHRCCETEVYKEGKETCCGGKVLSMKSRYRCCGGTQVYSYEKQNCCDGQVLSGGQKYSCCGSQTYKTRTHNCCNGQILEGGRKYSCCGNQTYKLKTHTCCGGKILSGGNDYGCCKTQLYNRKTHTCCGDQLRSGKMTSACCGTQTYNTLTHRCCGTQAYDYQTESCCGGQAFNITTHSCCKGKIKPGGSNYRCCGPKTYTTNTHTCCGGTVHAAGSDHLCCGHQVYNSLSQGCCGIETYDKATQTCCGTDILPEGTNNRCCNGRVQIGTGSCPAQPVTP from the exons ATGCCGGGCGGTAAAATGTTTTCGCTGGCTACTCTGCTGTGTGTATTTCTCCACGTCCAGCATACCCAAG GCATATCATGTGGTTCACAAGCTCTCAACTCCAGCCATTCTGACGATGACTTGACCCAAGTAGACCCGGACCACCATGCTTGCTGTGGCGCCCAGCCCTACGACATCAGAACACACTTCTGCTGTGGAGGCACACTTAAAGGAAGCACATATGAAGGATGTTGTGGAAATGAAACCTATAACCGAGGGTCACACATCTGCTGTGAAGGCCTAATCAAGCCCGCTGGAACTCAGTATCATGGTTGCTGTGGAGCTGAAGTCTTTGATTCTGAGACTCACATTTGTTGCAACGGTACCCTTCAGCCAAGGGGAGCCTATGACAGGTGCTGTAGAAACAAAACATACAGCTCCGTGACACACAAGTGCTGTGAAGGCAAAGTGCAGCCTGGCGGACCGTATCAAGTTTGCTGCGGAACGAAGGTCTTCCATAACCGGATGAAATTATGTTGCAATGGTACGCTTCACGAAAGAAgagaaacacaaaacagatgTTGCGGAAATAAACCCTAcaactacaacacacacacctgctgCGGAGGTACCCTCAAGACAGCTGTTGGAAATTACCGTGGATGCTGTGAAACCGAACCCTACCATTACAAGACGCACACATGTTGTGATGGCGTTCTTTCCAAAAAAGGAAAATATGATAGGTGTTGTGGAAATGAAACTTACAGCTACTACACGCACACCTGCTGCAGAGGGAAGATCCAACCAGGCGGCTATAACCATGGTTGCTGTGGAGCGCAGATCTACAACTACAGAACACACACTTGTTGCGGAGGTAAGATCCACTCACGTATGACGTATCAGAGCTGCTGTGTAACTGAGATGTACAACAGCATGACACATCTCTGCTGCAATGGCGTTTTTCGCGCAAGGGGAGCAAACAACTCTTGTTGCGGAACCCAGGGCTATAACAGCGCGACACACACCTGCTGTCAAAACAAAATCCTGTTATGGAGCATCGGAGCATACCGGTATTGCTGTGGAAATCAGGTGTATGACTACAACACGCAGCAATGCTGTGACGGCACGGTTCAACCAAAGACAACATACAGCAGCTGCTGTGGAAGGCAAACCTACAATCGCATTACAAACACCTGCTGTGCTGGAAAAATCCAATCAGGTGGACAATATCAACGCTGCTGTGGAACTGAAGTCTATAATCGATACACACACCTGTGTTGCTATGGAACGCTGCAAACCAAAGGGACAAACAACACTTGTTGTGGAACCAAAGGCTACAATACGATGACACACACGTGCTGCAACGGAATTGTAAAGCCTGCCGGAATGTATCATCGATGCTGTGGAACTGGGCTATACGACTCCACGACACAACTTTGCTGTGAGAGTACTCCTCGAGAGAAGGGAACGCATAACTCTTGTTGTTTGAATCAGACCTACAACTCCTACACACATACCTGTTGCAGCGGAAAAATCCTACCAGGTGGGTCGTACCATCGCTGCTGCGAAAGTCGGGTGTACGATTCCAGAACACAACTTTGTTGTGCAGGCACACCTCGAGAGAAGGGAACGCATAACTCTTGTTGTTTGAATCAGACCTACAAAACCTACACACATATTTGTTGCAGAGGAAAAATCCTACCAGGTGGGTCGTACCATCACTGCTGCGGAAGTCGGGTGTACGATTCCAGAACACAATTTTGTTGTGCAGGCACACCACGAGAGAAAGGGACCTACAGTAGCTGTTGTGGGAATCAGGCCTACAACAGTATCACACACAGCTGTTGCGCAGGTATCATTAAGTCAGGTGGAACCTCTTCTGGATGCTGTGGAACGGAGACCTATTCTTACAGCACACAAAGATGTTGTGGATATCAATCAGTCTACAATAGGACCACACACAATTGCTGCAATAACAAAATCCAGTCAGGAGGACCAAATCATGGTTGCTGTGCAACCAAAGTCTACGATTCCAGGTCACACCTATGTTGCTATGGCACTCTTCACCAAAGGGGAACAAACAACGGATGCTGTGGGACTCAGTCCTACAATACAACGACGCACACCTGTTGTAGTGGAGAAATCAACCCCGGTGGTGTCTACCAACGCTGCTGCGGAACTAGAGTCTACGATTCCAGAACCAAAATGTGCTGCGGTGATGCCGTGCAAAGTAGAGGAACTCACAATAGCTGCTGTGGAAGGAAAGCTTATACCTCTGCCACGCACACATGTTGCAACGGTAACATTCTTCCAGGTGGTGATTACAGTAAGTGCTGTGTAAACGGGACCTACTTATATAATACACAAACGTGCTGTGCAGGAACACCTCGTGACACTGTGGGATACGTCAGATGTTGCGGAGCTGATGCCTACAACTACAGAACACAACGCTGCTGCGGAACTCAGGTCTACAACACAACATCTCAAATCTGCTGTGGAGACAAAATCCATTTAGGTGGAACGAACCGTCGCTGCTGTGGATTGGAAGCCTACAATTCCAAGATACACCTATGCTGTGGTTACATGCTACGCGAAAAGGGAACAAACAACAGCTGTTGCGGAACTCAGCCCTACAATACAGCATCTCAAATCTGCTGTGGAGGAAAAATCCAGTCAGGTGGAACGAACCGTCACTGCTGTGGATTGGAAGCCTACAATTCCACAACACACCTATGCTGTGGTTACATGCTACGCGAAAAGGGAACAAACAACAGCTGTTGCGGAACTCAGCCCTACAATACAACAACACACCTGTGTTGCAGTTACATGCTACGAGAACGGGGGGCAAACTACGGTTGCTGTGGAACTAAGCCCTACAACAGAACGACACACACCTGTTGCAGCTCTGGCCAGGTCTTTCCAGGTGGATCAAGCTACTATTGCTGCGGAAGTCACACCTACTACAGGTATAATTCCACCTGTTGTCAAGACAACATTCAGCCTGGGGGGTCGAATTATCGTTGCTGTGGAATGAACTCCTATAACTACAGAACCCAGAGCTGCTGTGGAACACAGGTctacaacacaacaacacacacctgTTGCAGCTCTAGCCAGGTCCTTCCAGGTGGGTCAAGCTACTCCTGCTGTGGAAGTCTCACTTACTACAGGGATAATTCCACCTGTTGTCAAGGCAACATTCAGCCTGGGGAGTCGTATTATTATAGTTGCTGTGGAATGAACTCCTATAACCGCAGAACACAGAGCTGCTGTGGAACACAAGTCTTCAACACGAGAACACACGGCTGCTGTGGGGGAAAAATTCACTCAAGTGGAACGTATAACAGATGCTGCGGAAGTCACGCGTACAACTACAATACACACACCTGTTGCAGCTCTAGCCAGGTCCTTCCAGGTGGGCCAAGGTACTCCTGCTGTGGAAGTCACACCTACTACAGGTATAATTCCACCTGTTGTCAAGGCAACATTCAGCCTGGGGGGTTGAATTATTATCGTTGCTGTGGGTCACAATCCTACGACTTCAGGACACAAAGTTGCTGCGGAATGCAAAGGCAAGTctacaacacaacaacacacggtTGCTGTGGTCACGAACTTTACAACAAGGCGACAGGCAGTTGCTGTGAAATCCAAGCTTACACAAAAGGGGCACAACTGTGCTGCAACGGGAAAGTGCAGGCTGCTGGAAGTAAGAAACATAGATGCTGTGAAACAGAAGTCTACAAGGAAGGTAAAGAGACTTGCTGTGGCGGGAAAGTGCTGTCTATGAAGTCAAGATATCGTTGTTGCGGTGGAACTCAAGTGTACAGTTACGAAAAGCAGAACTGCTGTGACGGCCAGGTCTTATCAGGCGGACAGAAGTACAGCTGCTGTGGAAGCCAAACTTACAAAACCAGGACACACAACTGTTGTAACGGCCAGATCTTAGAAGGTGGACGAAAGTACAGCTGTTGCGGAAACCAGACCTACAAGCTCAAGACTCACACTTGCTGCGGAGGAAAGATTCTGTCAGGGGGAAATGATTATGGCTGCTGTAAAACTCAGCTCTACAATCGCAAAACTCACACCTGCTGTGGTGACCAGCTTAGGTCAGGCAAAATGACCAGTGCTTGCTGTGGAACTCAAACTTACAACACATTGACGCACAGGTGCTGTGGAACTCAGGCCTACGATTACCAGACAGAGAGCTGCTGTGGTGGGCAAGCTTTCAACATAACAACACACAGTTGCTGCAAAGGCAAGATCAAGCCAGGCGGAAGCAACTACCGATGCTGCGGACCTAAAACTTATACAACCAACACGCACACCTGTTGTGGAGGCACAGTCCATGCTGCTGGAAGTGACCATCTTTGCTGTGGACATCAAGTCTATAACTCCTTGTCACAAGGCTGCTGTGGAATTGAAACTTACGACAAAGCGACCCAAACATGCTGTGGCACCGACATTCTGCCTGAAGGGACTAACAACCGTTGCTGCAACGGGCGAGTCCAAATAGGTACCGGCAGCTGCCCAGCGCAACCTGTCACCCCATAA